One region of Aphelocoma coerulescens isolate FSJ_1873_10779 chromosome 12, UR_Acoe_1.0, whole genome shotgun sequence genomic DNA includes:
- the BAP1 gene encoding ubiquitin carboxyl-terminal hydrolase BAP1 isoform X1, with protein sequence MEKPAAGRPQVPPSRCLEGLFTLLVEDFGVKGVQVEEIYDLQSKCQGPVYGFIFLFKWIEERRSRRKVSTLVDETSVIDDDIVNNMFFAHQLIPNSCATHALLSVLLNCNNVDLGPTLSRMKDFTKGFSPESKGYAIGNAPELAKAHNSHARPEPRHLPEKQNGISAVRTMEAFHFVSYVPIKGRLFELDGLKVYPIDHGPWADDEEWTDKARRVIMERIGLATAGEPYHDIRFNLMAVVPDRRMKYESKLHILKMNRQTVLEALQQLIRVTQPELIQTQKSQESQPAEEAKPASSKTVTPESTHPDGTDEPTSQGHPPATQSPPSKSKPVPKTTASGINGAPPANPNPIVQRLPAFLDNHNYAKSPMQEEEDLAAGVGRNRVPVRQHQQYSDDEDDYDDDDEEEVRNTNSAIRYKRKGQVKQEHVAGAADGQLSVLQPNTINVLAEKLKESQKDLSIPLSIRTSSGGAAVAVVTHSQPSPTPSNESTDTASEIGSAFNSPLRSPIRSANPTRPSSPVTSHISKVLFGEEDGLLRVDCMRYNRAVRDLGPIVSSGLLHLTEDGVFCPLAAADGKNSPSSIKPGEEAPVAIKLEEKEGSEASDSKEKVGLGRTSDHPGGEKYSPKELLALLKCVEAEIANYEACLKEEVEKRKKFKIDDQRRTHNYDEFICTFISMLAQEGMLASLVEQNISVRRRQGVSIGRLHKQRKPDRRKRSRPYKAKRQ encoded by the exons ATGGAGAAGCCGGCAGCAGGACGGCCACAGGTGCCTCCTTCCCGCTGCCTTGAAG GTCTTTTCACACTCCTGGTTGAAGATTTTG GGGTCAAGGGAGTGCAGGTTGAGGAGATTTATGATCTGCAGAGTAAATGCCAAGG ccctgtgtaTGGGTTCATCTTCCTGTTCAAGTGGATTGAGgagcgccgctcccgccggaaGGTCTCCACGCTGGTGGATGAGACGTCGGTGATCGACGATGACATCGTCAATAACATGTTCTTTGCTCACCAG CTCATCCCCAAttcctgtgccacccatgccctGCTGAGCGTCCTCCTGAACTGCAACAATGTCGACCTGGGCCCCACGTTGAGCCGCATGAAGGATTTCACCAAAGGCTTTAGCCCTGAG AGCAAAGGCTATGCCATCGGCAACGCCCCGGAGCTGGCCAAGGCCCACAACAGCCATGCCAG GCCGGAGCCACGGCACTTGCCAGAAAAGCAGAACGGGATCAGCGCGGTGCGGACCATGGAGGCTTTTCATTTTGTCAGTTATGTCCCCATCAAGGGACGGCTCTTTGAGCTGGATGGGCTGAAGGTCTATCCCATTGACCACG GGCCATGGGCAGATGATGAGGAATGGACAGACAAAGCCAGGAGAGTGATCATGGAGCGCATTGGCCTGGCCACTGCAGG GGAGCCGTACCACGACATCCGCTTCAACCTGATGGCCGTGGTGCCCGACCGGAGGATGAAGTACGAGTCCAAACTGCACATCCTGAAGATGAACCGCCAGACTGTGCTGGAGGCCTTGCAGCAG CTTATCCGAGTAACTCAGCCTGAGCTGATCCAGACCCAGAAGTCTCAGGAGTCTCAGCCTGCTGAAGAGGCAAAGCCAGCCAGCAGCAAGACTGTGACTCCAGAGAGCACCCATCCAG ATGGCACTGATGAACCCACCAGCCAGGGCCACCCCCCAGCCACGCAGAGCCCACCCAGCAAATCCAAACCAGTGCCAAAGACGACAGCGAGCGGTATCAATGGGGCCCCTCCAGCAAACCCCAACCCCATCGTTCAGAGACTGCCAGCCTTCCTGGATAACCACAACTATGCCAAGTCCCCCATGCAG GAAGAGGAAGACCTTGCGGCAGGAGTGGGTCGCAACCGGGTCCCAGTCCGACAGCACCAGCAGTACTCAGATGATGAGGATGactatgatgatgatgatgaggagGAAGTTCGTAACACCAACTCAGCCATCAG GTACAAGAGGAAAGGGCAAGTGAAGCAAGAGCATGTGGCAGGGGCCGCAGATGGCCAGCTCTCTGTCCTGCAGCCTAACACCATCAATGTCCTGGCTGAGAAGCTGAAGGAATCTCAAAAGGATCTTTCCATTCCCCTGTCCATCAGGACGAGCAGCGGGGGTGCCGCCGTGGCAGTGGTCACCcactcccagccctcccccacgcCCAGCAACGAGAGCACGGACACCGCCTCCGAGATCGGCAGCGccttcaactccccgctgcgcTCTCCCATCCGCTCGGCCAACCCCACGCGCCCCTCCAGCCCCGTCACCTCCCACATCTCCAAGGTGCTGTTCGGCGAGGAGGACGGGCTGCTGCGCGTCGACTGCATGCGCTACAACCGGGCTGTCAGGGACCTGGGGCCCATCGTCAGCTCCGGGCTGCTGCACCTCACTGAGGACGGCGTGTTCTGCCcgctggctgctgcag ATGGGAAAAACTCCCCCTCTTCCATCAAACCCGGTGAAGAGGCCCCAGTTGCGATCaaactggaggagaaggagggcaGTGAGGCCAGTGACAGCAAAGAGAAGGTGGGACTTGGCAGGACCAGTGATCACCCTGGGGGGGAAAAGTATTCTCCCAAG GAGCTGCTGGCGCTGCTCAAGTGTGTGGAAGCAGAGATTGCAAACTACGAGGCCTGCCTGAAGGAGGAGgtagagaagaggaagaaattcaAG ATTGATGACCAGAGGAGAACCCACAACTACGATGAGTTCATCTGTACCTTCATATCCATGCTGGCCCAGGAAG GCATGCTCGCCAGCCTTGTGGAGCAAAACATCTCCGTGCGCCGGCGGCAGGGAGTCAGCATCGGCCGCCTGCACAAGCAGAGGAAGCCGGACCGCCGGAAACGCTCCCGCCCCTACAAAGCCAAGCGCCAGTAG
- the BAP1 gene encoding ubiquitin carboxyl-terminal hydrolase BAP1 isoform X5 — protein sequence MEKPAAGRPQVPPSRCLEGLFTLLVEDFGVKGVQVEEIYDLQSKCQGPVYGFIFLFKWIEERRSRRKVSTLVDETSVIDDDIVNNMFFAHQLIPNSCATHALLSVLLNCNNVDLGPTLSRMKDFTKGFSPESKGYAIGNAPELAKAHNSHARPEPRHLPEKQNGISAVRTMEAFHFVSYVPIKGRLFELDGLKVYPIDHGPWADDEEWTDKARRVIMERIGLATAGEPYHDIRFNLMAVVPDRRMKYESKLHILKMNRQTVLEALQQLIRVTQPELIQTQKSQESQPAEEAKPASSKTVTPESTHPDGTDEPTSQGHPPATQSPPSKSKPVPKTTASGINGAPPANPNPIVQRLPAFLDNHNYAKSPMQEEEDLAAGVGRNRVPVRQHQQYSDDEDDYDDDDEEEVRNTNSAIRTSSGGAAVAVVTHSQPSPTPSNESTDTASEIGSAFNSPLRSPIRSANPTRPSSPVTSHISKVLFGEEDGLLRVDCMRYNRAVRDLGPIVSSGLLHLTEDGVFCPLAAADGKNSPSSIKPGEEAPVAIKLEEKEGSEASDSKEKVGLGRTSDHPGGEKYSPKELLALLKCVEAEIANYEACLKEEVEKRKKFKIDDQRRTHNYDEFICTFISMLAQEGMLASLVEQNISVRRRQGVSIGRLHKQRKPDRRKRSRPYKAKRQ from the exons ATGGAGAAGCCGGCAGCAGGACGGCCACAGGTGCCTCCTTCCCGCTGCCTTGAAG GTCTTTTCACACTCCTGGTTGAAGATTTTG GGGTCAAGGGAGTGCAGGTTGAGGAGATTTATGATCTGCAGAGTAAATGCCAAGG ccctgtgtaTGGGTTCATCTTCCTGTTCAAGTGGATTGAGgagcgccgctcccgccggaaGGTCTCCACGCTGGTGGATGAGACGTCGGTGATCGACGATGACATCGTCAATAACATGTTCTTTGCTCACCAG CTCATCCCCAAttcctgtgccacccatgccctGCTGAGCGTCCTCCTGAACTGCAACAATGTCGACCTGGGCCCCACGTTGAGCCGCATGAAGGATTTCACCAAAGGCTTTAGCCCTGAG AGCAAAGGCTATGCCATCGGCAACGCCCCGGAGCTGGCCAAGGCCCACAACAGCCATGCCAG GCCGGAGCCACGGCACTTGCCAGAAAAGCAGAACGGGATCAGCGCGGTGCGGACCATGGAGGCTTTTCATTTTGTCAGTTATGTCCCCATCAAGGGACGGCTCTTTGAGCTGGATGGGCTGAAGGTCTATCCCATTGACCACG GGCCATGGGCAGATGATGAGGAATGGACAGACAAAGCCAGGAGAGTGATCATGGAGCGCATTGGCCTGGCCACTGCAGG GGAGCCGTACCACGACATCCGCTTCAACCTGATGGCCGTGGTGCCCGACCGGAGGATGAAGTACGAGTCCAAACTGCACATCCTGAAGATGAACCGCCAGACTGTGCTGGAGGCCTTGCAGCAG CTTATCCGAGTAACTCAGCCTGAGCTGATCCAGACCCAGAAGTCTCAGGAGTCTCAGCCTGCTGAAGAGGCAAAGCCAGCCAGCAGCAAGACTGTGACTCCAGAGAGCACCCATCCAG ATGGCACTGATGAACCCACCAGCCAGGGCCACCCCCCAGCCACGCAGAGCCCACCCAGCAAATCCAAACCAGTGCCAAAGACGACAGCGAGCGGTATCAATGGGGCCCCTCCAGCAAACCCCAACCCCATCGTTCAGAGACTGCCAGCCTTCCTGGATAACCACAACTATGCCAAGTCCCCCATGCAG GAAGAGGAAGACCTTGCGGCAGGAGTGGGTCGCAACCGGGTCCCAGTCCGACAGCACCAGCAGTACTCAGATGATGAGGATGactatgatgatgatgatgaggagGAAGTTCGTAACACCAACTCAGCCATCAG GACGAGCAGCGGGGGTGCCGCCGTGGCAGTGGTCACCcactcccagccctcccccacgcCCAGCAACGAGAGCACGGACACCGCCTCCGAGATCGGCAGCGccttcaactccccgctgcgcTCTCCCATCCGCTCGGCCAACCCCACGCGCCCCTCCAGCCCCGTCACCTCCCACATCTCCAAGGTGCTGTTCGGCGAGGAGGACGGGCTGCTGCGCGTCGACTGCATGCGCTACAACCGGGCTGTCAGGGACCTGGGGCCCATCGTCAGCTCCGGGCTGCTGCACCTCACTGAGGACGGCGTGTTCTGCCcgctggctgctgcag ATGGGAAAAACTCCCCCTCTTCCATCAAACCCGGTGAAGAGGCCCCAGTTGCGATCaaactggaggagaaggagggcaGTGAGGCCAGTGACAGCAAAGAGAAGGTGGGACTTGGCAGGACCAGTGATCACCCTGGGGGGGAAAAGTATTCTCCCAAG GAGCTGCTGGCGCTGCTCAAGTGTGTGGAAGCAGAGATTGCAAACTACGAGGCCTGCCTGAAGGAGGAGgtagagaagaggaagaaattcaAG ATTGATGACCAGAGGAGAACCCACAACTACGATGAGTTCATCTGTACCTTCATATCCATGCTGGCCCAGGAAG GCATGCTCGCCAGCCTTGTGGAGCAAAACATCTCCGTGCGCCGGCGGCAGGGAGTCAGCATCGGCCGCCTGCACAAGCAGAGGAAGCCGGACCGCCGGAAACGCTCCCGCCCCTACAAAGCCAAGCGCCAGTAG
- the BAP1 gene encoding ubiquitin carboxyl-terminal hydrolase BAP1 isoform X3 produces the protein MEKPAAGRPQVPPSRCLEGLFTLLVEDFGVKGVQVEEIYDLQSKCQGPVYGFIFLFKWIEERRSRRKVSTLVDETSVIDDDIVNNMFFAHQLIPNSCATHALLSVLLNCNNVDLGPTLSRMKDFTKGFSPESKGYAIGNAPELAKAHNSHARPEPRHLPEKQNGISAVRTMEAFHFVSYVPIKGRLFELDGLKVYPIDHGPWADDEEWTDKARRVIMERIGLATAGEPYHDIRFNLMAVVPDRRMKYESKLHILKMNRQTVLEALQQLIRVTQPELIQTQKSQESQPAEEAKPASSKTVTPESTHPDGTDEPTSQGHPPATQSPPSKSKPVPKTTASGINGAPPANPNPIVQRLPAFLDNHNYAKSPMQEEEDLAAGVGRNRVPVRQHQQYSDDEDDYDDDDEEEVRNTNSAIRYKRKGQVKQEHVAGAADGQLSVLQPNTINVLAEKLKESQKDLSIPLSIRTSSGGAAVAVVTHSQPSPTPSNESTDTASEIGSAFNSPLRSPIRSANPTRPSSPVTSHISKVLFGEEDGLLRVDCMRYNRAVRDLGPIVSSGLLHLTEDGVFCPLAAADGKNSPSSIKPGEEAPVAIKLEEKEGSEASDSKEKELLALLKCVEAEIANYEACLKEEVEKRKKFKIDDQRRTHNYDEFICTFISMLAQEGMLASLVEQNISVRRRQGVSIGRLHKQRKPDRRKRSRPYKAKRQ, from the exons ATGGAGAAGCCGGCAGCAGGACGGCCACAGGTGCCTCCTTCCCGCTGCCTTGAAG GTCTTTTCACACTCCTGGTTGAAGATTTTG GGGTCAAGGGAGTGCAGGTTGAGGAGATTTATGATCTGCAGAGTAAATGCCAAGG ccctgtgtaTGGGTTCATCTTCCTGTTCAAGTGGATTGAGgagcgccgctcccgccggaaGGTCTCCACGCTGGTGGATGAGACGTCGGTGATCGACGATGACATCGTCAATAACATGTTCTTTGCTCACCAG CTCATCCCCAAttcctgtgccacccatgccctGCTGAGCGTCCTCCTGAACTGCAACAATGTCGACCTGGGCCCCACGTTGAGCCGCATGAAGGATTTCACCAAAGGCTTTAGCCCTGAG AGCAAAGGCTATGCCATCGGCAACGCCCCGGAGCTGGCCAAGGCCCACAACAGCCATGCCAG GCCGGAGCCACGGCACTTGCCAGAAAAGCAGAACGGGATCAGCGCGGTGCGGACCATGGAGGCTTTTCATTTTGTCAGTTATGTCCCCATCAAGGGACGGCTCTTTGAGCTGGATGGGCTGAAGGTCTATCCCATTGACCACG GGCCATGGGCAGATGATGAGGAATGGACAGACAAAGCCAGGAGAGTGATCATGGAGCGCATTGGCCTGGCCACTGCAGG GGAGCCGTACCACGACATCCGCTTCAACCTGATGGCCGTGGTGCCCGACCGGAGGATGAAGTACGAGTCCAAACTGCACATCCTGAAGATGAACCGCCAGACTGTGCTGGAGGCCTTGCAGCAG CTTATCCGAGTAACTCAGCCTGAGCTGATCCAGACCCAGAAGTCTCAGGAGTCTCAGCCTGCTGAAGAGGCAAAGCCAGCCAGCAGCAAGACTGTGACTCCAGAGAGCACCCATCCAG ATGGCACTGATGAACCCACCAGCCAGGGCCACCCCCCAGCCACGCAGAGCCCACCCAGCAAATCCAAACCAGTGCCAAAGACGACAGCGAGCGGTATCAATGGGGCCCCTCCAGCAAACCCCAACCCCATCGTTCAGAGACTGCCAGCCTTCCTGGATAACCACAACTATGCCAAGTCCCCCATGCAG GAAGAGGAAGACCTTGCGGCAGGAGTGGGTCGCAACCGGGTCCCAGTCCGACAGCACCAGCAGTACTCAGATGATGAGGATGactatgatgatgatgatgaggagGAAGTTCGTAACACCAACTCAGCCATCAG GTACAAGAGGAAAGGGCAAGTGAAGCAAGAGCATGTGGCAGGGGCCGCAGATGGCCAGCTCTCTGTCCTGCAGCCTAACACCATCAATGTCCTGGCTGAGAAGCTGAAGGAATCTCAAAAGGATCTTTCCATTCCCCTGTCCATCAGGACGAGCAGCGGGGGTGCCGCCGTGGCAGTGGTCACCcactcccagccctcccccacgcCCAGCAACGAGAGCACGGACACCGCCTCCGAGATCGGCAGCGccttcaactccccgctgcgcTCTCCCATCCGCTCGGCCAACCCCACGCGCCCCTCCAGCCCCGTCACCTCCCACATCTCCAAGGTGCTGTTCGGCGAGGAGGACGGGCTGCTGCGCGTCGACTGCATGCGCTACAACCGGGCTGTCAGGGACCTGGGGCCCATCGTCAGCTCCGGGCTGCTGCACCTCACTGAGGACGGCGTGTTCTGCCcgctggctgctgcag ATGGGAAAAACTCCCCCTCTTCCATCAAACCCGGTGAAGAGGCCCCAGTTGCGATCaaactggaggagaaggagggcaGTGAGGCCAGTGACAGCAAAGAGAAG GAGCTGCTGGCGCTGCTCAAGTGTGTGGAAGCAGAGATTGCAAACTACGAGGCCTGCCTGAAGGAGGAGgtagagaagaggaagaaattcaAG ATTGATGACCAGAGGAGAACCCACAACTACGATGAGTTCATCTGTACCTTCATATCCATGCTGGCCCAGGAAG GCATGCTCGCCAGCCTTGTGGAGCAAAACATCTCCGTGCGCCGGCGGCAGGGAGTCAGCATCGGCCGCCTGCACAAGCAGAGGAAGCCGGACCGCCGGAAACGCTCCCGCCCCTACAAAGCCAAGCGCCAGTAG
- the BAP1 gene encoding ubiquitin carboxyl-terminal hydrolase BAP1 isoform X2 codes for MNKGWLELESDPGLFTLLVEDFGVKGVQVEEIYDLQSKCQGPVYGFIFLFKWIEERRSRRKVSTLVDETSVIDDDIVNNMFFAHQLIPNSCATHALLSVLLNCNNVDLGPTLSRMKDFTKGFSPESKGYAIGNAPELAKAHNSHARPEPRHLPEKQNGISAVRTMEAFHFVSYVPIKGRLFELDGLKVYPIDHGPWADDEEWTDKARRVIMERIGLATAGEPYHDIRFNLMAVVPDRRMKYESKLHILKMNRQTVLEALQQLIRVTQPELIQTQKSQESQPAEEAKPASSKTVTPESTHPDGTDEPTSQGHPPATQSPPSKSKPVPKTTASGINGAPPANPNPIVQRLPAFLDNHNYAKSPMQEEEDLAAGVGRNRVPVRQHQQYSDDEDDYDDDDEEEVRNTNSAIRYKRKGQVKQEHVAGAADGQLSVLQPNTINVLAEKLKESQKDLSIPLSIRTSSGGAAVAVVTHSQPSPTPSNESTDTASEIGSAFNSPLRSPIRSANPTRPSSPVTSHISKVLFGEEDGLLRVDCMRYNRAVRDLGPIVSSGLLHLTEDGVFCPLAAADGKNSPSSIKPGEEAPVAIKLEEKEGSEASDSKEKVGLGRTSDHPGGEKYSPKELLALLKCVEAEIANYEACLKEEVEKRKKFKIDDQRRTHNYDEFICTFISMLAQEGMLASLVEQNISVRRRQGVSIGRLHKQRKPDRRKRSRPYKAKRQ; via the exons ATGAATAAGGgctggctggagctggagagcGATCCCG GTCTTTTCACACTCCTGGTTGAAGATTTTG GGGTCAAGGGAGTGCAGGTTGAGGAGATTTATGATCTGCAGAGTAAATGCCAAGG ccctgtgtaTGGGTTCATCTTCCTGTTCAAGTGGATTGAGgagcgccgctcccgccggaaGGTCTCCACGCTGGTGGATGAGACGTCGGTGATCGACGATGACATCGTCAATAACATGTTCTTTGCTCACCAG CTCATCCCCAAttcctgtgccacccatgccctGCTGAGCGTCCTCCTGAACTGCAACAATGTCGACCTGGGCCCCACGTTGAGCCGCATGAAGGATTTCACCAAAGGCTTTAGCCCTGAG AGCAAAGGCTATGCCATCGGCAACGCCCCGGAGCTGGCCAAGGCCCACAACAGCCATGCCAG GCCGGAGCCACGGCACTTGCCAGAAAAGCAGAACGGGATCAGCGCGGTGCGGACCATGGAGGCTTTTCATTTTGTCAGTTATGTCCCCATCAAGGGACGGCTCTTTGAGCTGGATGGGCTGAAGGTCTATCCCATTGACCACG GGCCATGGGCAGATGATGAGGAATGGACAGACAAAGCCAGGAGAGTGATCATGGAGCGCATTGGCCTGGCCACTGCAGG GGAGCCGTACCACGACATCCGCTTCAACCTGATGGCCGTGGTGCCCGACCGGAGGATGAAGTACGAGTCCAAACTGCACATCCTGAAGATGAACCGCCAGACTGTGCTGGAGGCCTTGCAGCAG CTTATCCGAGTAACTCAGCCTGAGCTGATCCAGACCCAGAAGTCTCAGGAGTCTCAGCCTGCTGAAGAGGCAAAGCCAGCCAGCAGCAAGACTGTGACTCCAGAGAGCACCCATCCAG ATGGCACTGATGAACCCACCAGCCAGGGCCACCCCCCAGCCACGCAGAGCCCACCCAGCAAATCCAAACCAGTGCCAAAGACGACAGCGAGCGGTATCAATGGGGCCCCTCCAGCAAACCCCAACCCCATCGTTCAGAGACTGCCAGCCTTCCTGGATAACCACAACTATGCCAAGTCCCCCATGCAG GAAGAGGAAGACCTTGCGGCAGGAGTGGGTCGCAACCGGGTCCCAGTCCGACAGCACCAGCAGTACTCAGATGATGAGGATGactatgatgatgatgatgaggagGAAGTTCGTAACACCAACTCAGCCATCAG GTACAAGAGGAAAGGGCAAGTGAAGCAAGAGCATGTGGCAGGGGCCGCAGATGGCCAGCTCTCTGTCCTGCAGCCTAACACCATCAATGTCCTGGCTGAGAAGCTGAAGGAATCTCAAAAGGATCTTTCCATTCCCCTGTCCATCAGGACGAGCAGCGGGGGTGCCGCCGTGGCAGTGGTCACCcactcccagccctcccccacgcCCAGCAACGAGAGCACGGACACCGCCTCCGAGATCGGCAGCGccttcaactccccgctgcgcTCTCCCATCCGCTCGGCCAACCCCACGCGCCCCTCCAGCCCCGTCACCTCCCACATCTCCAAGGTGCTGTTCGGCGAGGAGGACGGGCTGCTGCGCGTCGACTGCATGCGCTACAACCGGGCTGTCAGGGACCTGGGGCCCATCGTCAGCTCCGGGCTGCTGCACCTCACTGAGGACGGCGTGTTCTGCCcgctggctgctgcag ATGGGAAAAACTCCCCCTCTTCCATCAAACCCGGTGAAGAGGCCCCAGTTGCGATCaaactggaggagaaggagggcaGTGAGGCCAGTGACAGCAAAGAGAAGGTGGGACTTGGCAGGACCAGTGATCACCCTGGGGGGGAAAAGTATTCTCCCAAG GAGCTGCTGGCGCTGCTCAAGTGTGTGGAAGCAGAGATTGCAAACTACGAGGCCTGCCTGAAGGAGGAGgtagagaagaggaagaaattcaAG ATTGATGACCAGAGGAGAACCCACAACTACGATGAGTTCATCTGTACCTTCATATCCATGCTGGCCCAGGAAG GCATGCTCGCCAGCCTTGTGGAGCAAAACATCTCCGTGCGCCGGCGGCAGGGAGTCAGCATCGGCCGCCTGCACAAGCAGAGGAAGCCGGACCGCCGGAAACGCTCCCGCCCCTACAAAGCCAAGCGCCAGTAG
- the BAP1 gene encoding ubiquitin carboxyl-terminal hydrolase BAP1 isoform X4 → MNKGWLELESDPGLFTLLVEDFGVKGVQVEEIYDLQSKCQGPVYGFIFLFKWIEERRSRRKVSTLVDETSVIDDDIVNNMFFAHQLIPNSCATHALLSVLLNCNNVDLGPTLSRMKDFTKGFSPESKGYAIGNAPELAKAHNSHARPEPRHLPEKQNGISAVRTMEAFHFVSYVPIKGRLFELDGLKVYPIDHGPWADDEEWTDKARRVIMERIGLATAGEPYHDIRFNLMAVVPDRRMKYESKLHILKMNRQTVLEALQQLIRVTQPELIQTQKSQESQPAEEAKPASSKTVTPESTHPDGTDEPTSQGHPPATQSPPSKSKPVPKTTASGINGAPPANPNPIVQRLPAFLDNHNYAKSPMQEEEDLAAGVGRNRVPVRQHQQYSDDEDDYDDDDEEEVRNTNSAIRYKRKGQVKQEHVAGAADGQLSVLQPNTINVLAEKLKESQKDLSIPLSIRTSSGGAAVAVVTHSQPSPTPSNESTDTASEIGSAFNSPLRSPIRSANPTRPSSPVTSHISKVLFGEEDGLLRVDCMRYNRAVRDLGPIVSSGLLHLTEDGVFCPLAAADGKNSPSSIKPGEEAPVAIKLEEKEGSEASDSKEKELLALLKCVEAEIANYEACLKEEVEKRKKFKIDDQRRTHNYDEFICTFISMLAQEGMLASLVEQNISVRRRQGVSIGRLHKQRKPDRRKRSRPYKAKRQ, encoded by the exons ATGAATAAGGgctggctggagctggagagcGATCCCG GTCTTTTCACACTCCTGGTTGAAGATTTTG GGGTCAAGGGAGTGCAGGTTGAGGAGATTTATGATCTGCAGAGTAAATGCCAAGG ccctgtgtaTGGGTTCATCTTCCTGTTCAAGTGGATTGAGgagcgccgctcccgccggaaGGTCTCCACGCTGGTGGATGAGACGTCGGTGATCGACGATGACATCGTCAATAACATGTTCTTTGCTCACCAG CTCATCCCCAAttcctgtgccacccatgccctGCTGAGCGTCCTCCTGAACTGCAACAATGTCGACCTGGGCCCCACGTTGAGCCGCATGAAGGATTTCACCAAAGGCTTTAGCCCTGAG AGCAAAGGCTATGCCATCGGCAACGCCCCGGAGCTGGCCAAGGCCCACAACAGCCATGCCAG GCCGGAGCCACGGCACTTGCCAGAAAAGCAGAACGGGATCAGCGCGGTGCGGACCATGGAGGCTTTTCATTTTGTCAGTTATGTCCCCATCAAGGGACGGCTCTTTGAGCTGGATGGGCTGAAGGTCTATCCCATTGACCACG GGCCATGGGCAGATGATGAGGAATGGACAGACAAAGCCAGGAGAGTGATCATGGAGCGCATTGGCCTGGCCACTGCAGG GGAGCCGTACCACGACATCCGCTTCAACCTGATGGCCGTGGTGCCCGACCGGAGGATGAAGTACGAGTCCAAACTGCACATCCTGAAGATGAACCGCCAGACTGTGCTGGAGGCCTTGCAGCAG CTTATCCGAGTAACTCAGCCTGAGCTGATCCAGACCCAGAAGTCTCAGGAGTCTCAGCCTGCTGAAGAGGCAAAGCCAGCCAGCAGCAAGACTGTGACTCCAGAGAGCACCCATCCAG ATGGCACTGATGAACCCACCAGCCAGGGCCACCCCCCAGCCACGCAGAGCCCACCCAGCAAATCCAAACCAGTGCCAAAGACGACAGCGAGCGGTATCAATGGGGCCCCTCCAGCAAACCCCAACCCCATCGTTCAGAGACTGCCAGCCTTCCTGGATAACCACAACTATGCCAAGTCCCCCATGCAG GAAGAGGAAGACCTTGCGGCAGGAGTGGGTCGCAACCGGGTCCCAGTCCGACAGCACCAGCAGTACTCAGATGATGAGGATGactatgatgatgatgatgaggagGAAGTTCGTAACACCAACTCAGCCATCAG GTACAAGAGGAAAGGGCAAGTGAAGCAAGAGCATGTGGCAGGGGCCGCAGATGGCCAGCTCTCTGTCCTGCAGCCTAACACCATCAATGTCCTGGCTGAGAAGCTGAAGGAATCTCAAAAGGATCTTTCCATTCCCCTGTCCATCAGGACGAGCAGCGGGGGTGCCGCCGTGGCAGTGGTCACCcactcccagccctcccccacgcCCAGCAACGAGAGCACGGACACCGCCTCCGAGATCGGCAGCGccttcaactccccgctgcgcTCTCCCATCCGCTCGGCCAACCCCACGCGCCCCTCCAGCCCCGTCACCTCCCACATCTCCAAGGTGCTGTTCGGCGAGGAGGACGGGCTGCTGCGCGTCGACTGCATGCGCTACAACCGGGCTGTCAGGGACCTGGGGCCCATCGTCAGCTCCGGGCTGCTGCACCTCACTGAGGACGGCGTGTTCTGCCcgctggctgctgcag ATGGGAAAAACTCCCCCTCTTCCATCAAACCCGGTGAAGAGGCCCCAGTTGCGATCaaactggaggagaaggagggcaGTGAGGCCAGTGACAGCAAAGAGAAG GAGCTGCTGGCGCTGCTCAAGTGTGTGGAAGCAGAGATTGCAAACTACGAGGCCTGCCTGAAGGAGGAGgtagagaagaggaagaaattcaAG ATTGATGACCAGAGGAGAACCCACAACTACGATGAGTTCATCTGTACCTTCATATCCATGCTGGCCCAGGAAG GCATGCTCGCCAGCCTTGTGGAGCAAAACATCTCCGTGCGCCGGCGGCAGGGAGTCAGCATCGGCCGCCTGCACAAGCAGAGGAAGCCGGACCGCCGGAAACGCTCCCGCCCCTACAAAGCCAAGCGCCAGTAG